The DNA window ATCTGCGAGACCGGATCGACGTCGGGCTGGTAGACGTAGCCGTCGGCATCGGCCAGCGGGTGGCCCGGCTCGTAGCGTTTGATCGGCGGGTCCTTGCTCTGGGAAATTTCCTTGACGTTGACCCCGGTCAGGCTCTTGTCCTGGGAATTGGTCACCGCCTGGAAGATCGGTTCGATCGGCTTGTAGGCGGCCTCGGCCGAGCCGGCCACCGAATCGGCGTTGGCCAGGTTGGAGGCAAT is part of the Pseudoxanthomonas sp. JBR18 genome and encodes:
- the flgC gene encoding flagellar basal body rod protein FlgC, with product MSNLPIFDVAGSALQAQSVRMSTIASNLANADSVAGSAEAAYKPIEPIFQAVTNSQDKSLTGVNVKEISQSKDPPIKRYEPGHPLADADGYVYQPDVDPVSQMVNLISASRNYQAGVEVLNTAKELALATLTMGR